The genomic interval CATTCCCCTGAGTCTGAGTTTGTGGCGTATTCTACTTCTGTTTATGGTTTTCAAACTATATTATATTTTGGAATGTGTAAGTACTATGTTGCCGTTATTATGTTGCCGTTATTTTGTTTAAGGATTGTATGGGATGAACCCACTATCCTAGCTAGTGTATGGTTCTACGTACATTGTGAAATACTATAGTATCAACTATGCCAAAGGGCAATGTTTATAAACTTCAAAGTTATGTTGCGAAATGAACATGTGATGGCTTGGTTTGTCAATTTTCGAGGCTTACTCGGGTCTTGCAACTCATACGTCAATCACGGTCCCTTGGTTTGGATTGTGACAATCACTTCTCGATTTCAACATAAAAATTAGGTGACGAGTCTAAATCTTGCCTTATGCGGCTTAAACTTCAAGTTTGGATATAGCATGGACTCGAAGGAGCTATGGGTGATAGTTGTAATTCGACTTGAAATTTGACTTCTAAAAACCTTGATTaggataataaattttaaatcacaTCTTTTCATGTATCATAGGAACCTTTTAACAGGAGAGTAGGGCTTTCGAGGCACTAAGGGCCAAACTTGGCCATCTTGTCTCACTAGGATTTCTCTTGTCAACCGTGACAACATATTTGGGACCTATAATGGGTAGAATATGattgatatattaaatattaattttcaatgtaGTTTATTAGAATATGAATAATTGGATTTTAATTAGGTTAAGTTTTGGGTAGCTTGACtcccaaaaaaaagaaaaaaaagttttggGTACCCAAAATTATCTTCGTACCTTGGCGCTGCCATTCTTGGCCATCCATGTAAGCTATTCGCATCACAAAACCGAGCTGCGAAACCGCGACAAACAGAACCCACATAAATacctaaaaggaaaaaagaaaataaatcaaaaccCCCAGTAGTGGCGCCCACTTAGCTGTCGATTCTCTTTAGTTTTTGGACAGTGAAAGAATAAAGATGGGTTATTCATTTGCTTAATCAAGTTGGGTCTCTCTTATAACAGCAAAAATGAAGGTGAAAGTAGTGTGTGGGAAAGTCTACGAATACATCAGATACGATCTGAAGGAAATAGCTTTCCCTTCTTCATTGCCTGATCCTCCCCACATCAAAAAGCGCCGCAAATTGACTTGGCACGAGCGTTTTTTAGTAAGCTTTTCCATTTCTCTTCCTCATTTTTCTTCCGTTCCTGGTGTTTAGATTTGTGATTGGTTTCTGGGTTATAATGATAAATGCTTTTCGGTTATGGGTTCGtccctcccccccccccccccctcccccccTCTTTTCCCGTTTTCATATAATTGTAGACGGTTTATATAGTGGAGAAACTATTTTGCTATTGGATTTTGGTTTAGATATTAAACAGCATGGTTCTATCATTTCTCCATTATAATAGTACAAATAGTGAATTTGGTTTGCCAGTTAGCCTCTTTTTCATTGTTGCTAttgctttttgctttttgtttctAACAGCCAAAAAAAACACAAAGGTAAAAAGGGTTTTCGGTTGTAGAAGTAAATACTAGTACAATATTGTTAAGTAATTAAACAttaaagatttatatttatgaataataaaatgcatgatttttacttttgttaCCAGATGCATATGTTCCAAAGTGCACTAGATTTGAACTATTTGCTAATTTTTAATAGATAGGATGATTttgcctttgtttttttctttttactttttgctttttcttcctttcaacaaattttaaagaagCAAAAAGCACAAACTAAGAAGTAAAGAAACCTGATGATTGTATTAGTGGCCTCGATTTATTACAGGAAAGTGTTCAGGGTGGAAATTGGATCATGGAGAAATTGTGAATTGATTAAGTAACTTTTAAGTACCATTCTGTTTGCTTGATGTTGACTTTAATAACTTACTTAAATGTCAACTAATGCTCATGAACCTATTACTTGCACATGCTTTAGAGAATGATAGGCATTTTTTCGAGGAGATAAGTAATAAATATTTGTAGTTGTTCTTTAGGTCTTAAAGGAGGCATCTAGGCTTTATGCTGCAAGCTGGGTAAGGGATATTGGTCCTGATCTTAGACCAAATGATTATAAGAAGGATGAAGGGAATGAAGGTAAACCCAGTGGAGATAAGAGAAGGACTAAAGAGACAGAACCTTCAACATTGGAAGATATTGGTACGAAACTTTACTTTTGTGGTTTCATATCACTAAATGTATCTGATGTTTTAGTTGTCTGTAACAAATCAAGAAGTATTTTGTAATGAATTGTGGAATATGTGACATACCCATTATATGCATTAAACCTTTCAGTACTCATTTAAATTTCTAGATGCAAGTTTTAGTTATGAATAGACCTCTGTCCTCTCTTCTAATGCATCTCTCACACTTGTGCTTATGACATCTTATGGAGGTTGAGGAACATTGTGCCAAAATGCTTGAGCTCTGAAGAAATGTCTGATATTGAATTTGCAAgtccttttttttaatgattggtGCTACTGAGGGACAATAGTTAGAACAAGTAGAAGAAGTACTAAAAGGTCGGTTTAAACCATAATTGTAATAtttagttgttttaaaaacttccctatggttttttctttttccaagtcaagctctctctctctctctctctctctctNttggttttttctttttcctaagtcaagctctctctctctctctctctctctctagagCCTGTATTCACCAAAATTTCATTGTCTTCCAGCTATCTTAGTCTTTATGCACATTCCCTTTCACTCCTAATGTAAGTAGATACTTGTTCTCCACAAAATCTTGATCTGGAATTCTTGCTTGCCCTTAGTTGATTGCAGGCAACCAGACTAAGGTCCTTGTTTCAATTTCCCTATGTAGTAGAACTCATCTAGAGGTAGcatgaaattgatttataattttttccttAATGCTTTGCAAGCTATTCAGAGTGCCCGAGTCAATCTACCTTCTAAGGGGATCATTTCTTGACCACATTTTGTTTGATTATATTGTTGGCACTTGTGCTCAAGTCCTTCTATTTTATTGCTTTcatcatgtattttttataaataaatccCGCTTTCATTAACTGACAAAGACAAAGCAAGagtaacaaaaatattaaacaaatttcCTTCACCAGGTCAAGCCTTAGTTGTTATAGAAGAaagatataattaatatttatctCCTACATGGTTTTAGCTATCTAGGTTTGATTGTCTAGAGCCATCACACAATCATACCCATTACGTCATGGAACCTAGATacttatttttgtaaataaaattctCATTGTGAAGAACGATAGCATGATGTAACAGCTGCCAAGATTTTCTTTCCTGAAcatcttaaaatatatttcttgtattgattattttgtgaaaaaaaaaaaaaactttaactGTTGATAATTTTCTACTTAATCTTTCATCATTGACATCGTGGGTACAGCTTCAACTAACATATTTTGAGGCCAACTTCTCTACTATATCccttacttttttattttcctggTATTGTAGTTTATCATGTTAAATTTTTACGCTGTTTTGATGTTGTTTGTGGAAATGATTTAATAGCGGTTGCTGCAAGAGGAGGGATGGAGACTTTGAGGCCTGCTTTACAGAAGTTGTACATGACAAGGGCTTCTTCATATAGAGATGCTCTCAAGAGTTTTATAGATGGATATCAAGAAGGTATCCAGCAGGTCATGGCGAAAAAGGAAGTTTCTGAAGCCCAACAGGAAGGCAATACCCAGAAAACTTCAACTTAACTACTGATGGTGCATAAAAGGCAATGCATAGGAGTACTTCTCCAGCACACCTATTgttgataaaattttagagCTTTGGTGGATctgggttggcatgaaatcaCAAGTATGATCCATACCCTGGGGAATTTTGCTGTATTAtgaaagtaaattaaaaaaaccatGACTATAATGGAAATGTTCTGTACATAACTATGCCTCATTACACTAGTTCTGCATTGCCGGTGCTgaagctttttctttcttccgaATGAGTCTAGCAAAGTGGAATGCAGGATTTTTTGATGTTTCATGCATGTCTGTTTTCGGTTTAGTTTAGCATTTAACATTCTTGTGAGAAATGTAAAGGAACCATTATGCCTCATCTCTTTGTTAAGTGCAAATCAAAACCAGCTGCTTGAAGGAGAGTCACTTTGCATGCAATACTTGATTTAGGTTTTTGTATTCAAGAAGCAATTTTGAATGAGCTGCTTAAACACTGAAGGAACCAGATACATGTCTTGACTGTGAAACAAAAAGTGTTGATCTAGTCTTGTTACAAGTCATATTAACTAAGAAAATGCATCATGTAAGCATGTACGCTGAAAAAAAGCTTCAATTTTACTATTATGAACTACTTTGTCTGTTTGTTTTTGTTGGAATGAGAGTGGGacattttttcttcatatggaTTGATAGCAGGGGTGCTTTAGTTTTTGCTTCTCTGACGTGGGGATCTTTTCTGGCCTCTCCAAAGGATTCTTAGGAATCTACTGGGATGAAATGTTCAGTGTACAATCTGTTTAAGATTTAAGTAGATACTGCTGGACTCTGCTTTTAGCTTTTCTGGAAAGGCTTGTATGTGGAAAACAGTTTTTGTGTCAAATTTGCAATAGTAAATGTCTGAAGTACATTGCATAGAGTAGAGAGGGAAAGAGAGTTTTGAAAACGACTTGCACAATATAAATGGCTGAGTGGAAATGGTGGCTCCAGAATTAGAGGTTGATACAGAATTGAAATTCCAGTTAAGCTTGCACTAATAATAAGATGGAACATTACTGTGAGATACCAGTTGTTCTGAATACTTTGTGCAAGAAATCTGTTACTCTGTAAAGTGATGCCGATGGTGGGGCTATTGCACACCGGTCATTGCCTGGTGAATTGTTTTGCCTTGAAACCTTCCAATTTGCTTTTAAGTCTTCAGGGAAAgcttttatgagattcatctAGAAAGTATCTATTTCCTCAGCAATTTGGGGATGGCGCTTTATTTGGCTTCAAGATTTATTTTACTTGCAGATTGTGGATGTTCTGATGCTAGACAAATCTATTTTAAAGGTATGGGTTTTGATggttctaatttttttaagatatgtAATTTCCAAcgtacttttgttttttcttctaaattcttaaaatttcaaGCATACAATCATCACAAAATCTAGTGACCTCTTGATATCTTGAGGTTGTCAGTGTTGCTTTCAACACTATTGATTTGGTTTTATTCCTCAGGGGATTTAAGTAAGGGAAAATTAGCTCTTTTTTCTGTGGCAGATGTTTAGAGAATTGAAGATGAGGTTGACCTAGCTCCAAAAGCAAAAGGTCTGATAAGAGGAAAAGCTAAGTGGGACAAAGAAATATTCTCATGTTCTTACTATATTTGTACTGTACTTAGTCATGCATGATTGAATTATTCTTGCAGGACAAACCCATTATACAGGAGGAGTCCCTTCAATCCCTTGATTGGCCACCACCCTGAGGCCAATGATAACAATATCTGGTGATCCTCCCACTTGCAGAGCCACTAAAACTTTGGAGGCCATTTCCAGTGGAGGTCAATGGGTAACTCTCTTGTCTGAATCCTTATGGGCCCTAATGATCAATTGACACTTTATCTGATTAGTCACATAAGCAATGTAAAGATATCTGTGTATCTTGTCACCAAATCCATTTGCCTGCGTTAGTATCTCTTAGTTAACCTGGAAGGTCTTTCAAGCATGTGCGTGCAAGCTAGAATCCTGTAGCCATTATTCCATACTGAGTGATGTGTGGTCCAAGCTTCATTTAAGTACTTAGGTTGAAAAGCTTTGTCTAATTACTGCACTGCATGCCTAATCAAAAGCATTCATtcaagggtcacactatcgATTTTTGTCAATGGAATGCCCCATTTCAAACTCAGTTGACAATTAGTGAGTTTACTAACACTGTTGGGCTTAATGGttttaatcatatcttaaaaCTATACTAATCCATCAGCATGCTTTGAGCTGTTTGCATGATTgaattattaaaaacattCATTAAATGTTTCTGATTCAATGGTTAAGTATGAGTGGCCTAAAGCTTAGGTTGTAGGCCTTACAAGGTTACTGATTAGCTAAGATACCATAGGTAAGAACCTTATCTCTTATCCAGCTGGCGGATTCAGCCAAAACACAGGTGGCATCTTAATcttaaaatgacaagtgactATAAATTGCGGTGTTGCCAATTTGAGGCTCTGTTGCAGTTTATGGTGGCACAAGGTGTTGTTTTAGAAAACTGGTAAGATATCGGAAgatgaatatatttgatgaattcACAAAATGTATAAATCAATTGTAGACCAGGACTTCTTAATCTGAAACTATGGAGGTCAAAGCCAATAAAGTGTGATACAGATGTCTGACATGGTTT from Theobroma cacao cultivar B97-61/B2 chromosome 5, Criollo_cocoa_genome_V2, whole genome shotgun sequence carries:
- the LOC18598316 gene encoding uncharacterized protein LOC18598316; the protein is MKVKVVCGKVYEYIRYDLKEIAFPSSLPDPPHIKKRRKLTWHERFLVLKEASRLYAASWVRDIGPDLRPNDYKKDEGNEGKPSGDKRRTKETEPSTLEDIAVAARGGMETLRPALQKLYMTRASSYRDALKSFIDGYQEGIQQVMAKKEVSEAQQEGNTQKTST